Proteins from a single region of Stutzerimonas stutzeri:
- a CDS encoding DUF2066 domain-containing protein, with protein MRSIYRLLVLCLALGVTLPSQAELFRSLYQVREPVSGQQAEERAGALQRAFDTLLLRLTGDAEVGKSKAVVALREDPQQLISKYGYEGEHIVVEFDPGTTERSLRRAGVSLWGANRPTVLGWWLNERVEGTQLVGDGQDSAAPLRAAAQHRGLPLRLPLADLSEQLLATPEAFAASDRQVLSDASERYDADVLLAVHASEADSSWQAQWKVWLEDGQHDGKVKADTSEALADAVMLAVSQYLAPRYVVAPGAASDITLEIIGADFARFAELDRLLEPFGGSLLRVESDRLVYRVNASPEQLRAQLSLARLHEVSEDEQPLDARQPLSEDGTADEPADAPATPETGTVLRYGW; from the coding sequence ATGCGCTCTATCTACCGCTTACTTGTTCTGTGCCTCGCACTGGGTGTGACCTTGCCCAGTCAGGCAGAGCTTTTCCGGAGCCTGTATCAGGTGCGCGAGCCTGTTTCCGGCCAGCAAGCCGAGGAGCGAGCCGGCGCATTGCAGCGCGCGTTCGACACGCTGCTCCTGCGCCTGACTGGCGATGCGGAAGTAGGTAAAAGCAAGGCAGTGGTCGCACTGCGCGAGGATCCGCAGCAGCTGATCAGCAAGTACGGCTATGAGGGCGAGCACATCGTGGTCGAGTTCGACCCCGGTACTACTGAGCGCAGCCTGCGCCGCGCTGGTGTGTCGCTATGGGGGGCGAACCGGCCGACGGTACTGGGTTGGTGGTTGAACGAGCGAGTAGAGGGTACGCAACTGGTGGGCGACGGCCAGGACAGTGCGGCGCCGTTGCGGGCCGCCGCTCAGCATCGCGGCCTGCCACTGCGCCTACCGCTGGCTGATCTCTCTGAGCAGCTGTTGGCGACGCCGGAGGCGTTCGCCGCGAGCGATCGACAAGTCTTGAGCGACGCATCCGAGCGCTACGACGCGGACGTGCTGTTGGCGGTGCATGCGAGCGAAGCCGATTCCAGTTGGCAGGCGCAATGGAAGGTCTGGCTTGAGGACGGTCAGCACGACGGCAAGGTCAAAGCCGACACTTCCGAGGCGTTGGCTGATGCGGTCATGCTGGCAGTCAGTCAGTACCTGGCGCCGCGCTATGTGGTTGCCCCTGGTGCTGCTTCGGACATAACGCTGGAAATCATCGGTGCCGACTTTGCGCGCTTTGCCGAGCTGGACCGACTGCTCGAACCATTTGGCGGTAGTCTGCTGCGCGTTGAAAGTGATCGTCTCGTCTATCGCGTTAACGCCAGTCCTGAGCAGCTGCGTGCGCAGCTGTCGCTGGCGCGATTGCACGAAGTCAGCGAGGATGAGCAGCCGCTGGATGCCCGGCAGCCTTTGTCCGAAGACGGGACGGCAGATGAACCTGCCGATGCTCCCGCAACGCCCGAGACCGGCACGGTGCTGCGTTACGGCTGGTGA
- a CDS encoding AI-2E family transporter, with amino-acid sequence MTMNNSNRWLWLAGLLLCAWLVYLLTPILTPFLIGILLAYLGDPLVDRLERWGLSRTWGVVAVFTLFSLLLLVMFVVLVPMLGKQLVRLYQLAPLALDWLQHQALPWVQAQFGLEDNFWRLDQLKGAFTAHLGSTTDVLGMLLSRATASGLALLVWLGNLLLIPVVSFYLMRDWDLIMLKLRSLLPRRREGMVVRLMNECHEVIGAFLRGQLLVMLALAIIYASGLTLVGLELGLLIGVLAGLASIVPYMGFVVGIGAAVVAAFFQFGLAPYPLLGVAAVFTVGQMLEGMLLTPLLVGDRIGLHPVAVIFAVLAGGQLFGFTGVLLALPVAAVIMVLLRHAHDLYKLSDLYAEPAGAPAEPPSQP; translated from the coding sequence ATGACCATGAATAATTCGAACCGCTGGCTCTGGCTGGCAGGGCTGCTGTTGTGTGCCTGGCTGGTGTACCTACTGACGCCGATACTCACGCCTTTTCTGATCGGAATTCTGCTGGCGTACTTGGGCGATCCGCTTGTTGATCGGCTGGAGCGCTGGGGGCTTTCGCGTACCTGGGGTGTGGTCGCGGTATTCACGCTGTTCAGTCTGCTGCTATTAGTGATGTTTGTGGTCCTGGTGCCAATGCTGGGCAAGCAGCTGGTGCGGCTTTACCAACTCGCGCCGCTGGCGCTGGACTGGTTGCAGCATCAGGCACTGCCATGGGTGCAGGCTCAGTTTGGTCTTGAGGATAATTTCTGGCGTCTTGATCAGCTCAAGGGTGCGTTCACGGCACACCTGGGTAGCACGACCGATGTTCTCGGGATGTTACTGAGCCGCGCCACGGCTTCCGGTCTTGCGTTGCTGGTGTGGCTCGGCAACTTGCTGCTGATACCTGTGGTGAGCTTCTATCTGATGCGTGACTGGGATTTGATCATGCTCAAGTTGCGCAGCCTGCTGCCGCGTCGGCGTGAAGGCATGGTGGTGCGCCTGATGAACGAATGCCATGAGGTGATCGGCGCGTTCCTGCGTGGCCAGTTGCTGGTCATGCTGGCGTTGGCGATCATCTATGCTTCCGGGCTGACCTTAGTGGGGCTCGAGTTGGGCCTGTTAATCGGCGTGCTGGCCGGCCTCGCCAGCATCGTGCCCTACATGGGCTTCGTGGTCGGTATTGGCGCTGCAGTGGTAGCTGCGTTCTTCCAGTTCGGGCTGGCGCCCTATCCGCTGCTGGGTGTGGCAGCCGTCTTCACGGTAGGGCAGATGCTCGAGGGCATGCTGCTGACGCCGCTGCTGGTGGGCGATCGTATCGGCCTGCATCCGGTAGCGGTGATTTTCGCGGTGCTCGCGGGCGGTCAGTTGTTTGGCTTTACTGGCGTGCTGCTGGCACTGCCGGTGGCGGCGGTGATCATGGTTCTGCTGCGTCATGCGCACGATCTCTATAAACTCTCGGACCTTTACGCCGAGCCCGCCGGTGCACCGGCCGAACCACCCAGCCAGCCATGA
- a CDS encoding ArsC family reductase, with protein sequence MSESDLRLCLYGIKACDTMKKARTWLDQHGLSYDFHDYKSVGIDRAHLEAWCKEHGWQTVLNRAGTTFRKLDDAAKADLDQARAIELMLAQPSMIKRPVLDLGDRTLIGFKPDLYAAAVAAPN encoded by the coding sequence ATGTCCGAATCAGATCTGCGGTTGTGCCTATACGGAATCAAAGCCTGCGACACGATGAAAAAGGCCCGTACCTGGCTCGACCAGCACGGACTGAGCTACGACTTCCACGATTACAAGAGCGTCGGCATAGACCGCGCGCACCTGGAAGCCTGGTGCAAAGAACACGGCTGGCAGACCGTTCTCAACCGTGCAGGCACCACCTTCCGCAAGCTGGACGACGCTGCAAAGGCCGATCTTGACCAGGCCCGGGCCATCGAGCTGATGTTGGCCCAACCGTCGATGATCAAACGCCCTGTACTCGACCTGGGCGATAGAACCCTGATCGGCTTCAAGCCTGATCTTTACGCTGCCGCAGTGGCAGCGCCGAACTGA
- a CDS encoding thioredoxin family protein — MHMTEQYTQNEPSRAAVDALQGPVLLEFGTAWCGHCQAAQAFIAKALADRTGISHLKIEDGPGRPLGRSFRVKLWPTLILLENGEELARVVRPENAQAIEQALGQKGKG; from the coding sequence ATGCATATGACCGAGCAGTACACGCAGAACGAACCCAGCCGTGCCGCAGTCGACGCTCTGCAGGGGCCGGTTTTGCTGGAGTTCGGCACAGCCTGGTGCGGCCACTGCCAGGCTGCCCAGGCATTTATCGCCAAGGCGCTGGCCGACCGAACGGGCATCAGTCACTTGAAGATCGAGGACGGCCCGGGCCGCCCGCTGGGGCGCTCCTTCCGCGTCAAGCTTTGGCCGACCCTGATCCTGCTGGAAAACGGCGAAGAGCTGGCGCGGGTGGTGCGCCCGGAGAACGCCCAGGCAATCGAGCAGGCATTGGGACAGAAGGGAAAAGGCTGA
- a CDS encoding COG3650 family protein — MAPSRPLLIALLLSLAGCQTLFGDRTPPQAATERLQGEIQQVDGQMQFKSCHGQRTLQLLSKDTGLEDDAQALMAHDQDLLFADLRGTLSQAGPESIGQFALTRVYRLQREGHSCDEENFKHLILRASGQEPGWMLTVTTRGMLLVRPGQSPVALPYLEEQLPGGQLSFTSEANEQRLDLWVAPQRCVDSASGTINHLSAELRLDGQTLRGCAYYGGARDD, encoded by the coding sequence ATGGCCCCTTCACGCCCCCTCCTGATTGCGCTGCTCCTGTCCCTGGCAGGCTGCCAGACACTCTTCGGCGATCGCACCCCGCCCCAAGCGGCAACCGAACGCCTTCAGGGCGAGATTCAGCAAGTCGATGGACAGATGCAGTTTAAGAGCTGCCACGGCCAGCGGACACTGCAATTGCTGAGTAAGGACACTGGGCTGGAGGACGACGCGCAAGCGCTGATGGCCCACGACCAGGACCTTTTGTTCGCCGATCTGCGCGGCACGCTCAGCCAAGCGGGGCCCGAGAGCATTGGCCAGTTTGCGCTGACCCGCGTATACCGCCTGCAACGCGAGGGCCACAGCTGCGACGAGGAGAACTTCAAACACTTGATTCTCCGTGCGAGCGGTCAAGAGCCAGGCTGGATGTTGACCGTGACCACCCGCGGCATGCTGCTCGTACGCCCCGGGCAGTCCCCCGTCGCCCTGCCCTATCTCGAAGAGCAGCTTCCTGGCGGCCAGCTCAGCTTCACCAGCGAAGCTAACGAACAGCGCCTTGACCTCTGGGTGGCGCCCCAGCGTTGCGTCGACAGTGCCAGCGGCACGATCAATCACCTGAGCGCCGAACTGCGCCTCGATGGCCAGACCTTACGCGGCTGCGCCTACTACGGTGGCGCGCGCGACGACTGA
- the hda gene encoding DnaA regulatory inactivator Hda yields the protein MKPIQLPLGVRLRDDATFANFYPGANAAALGYVERLCSPAAGWSDELIYLWGQAGVGRSHLLQAACLRVEERGELAVYLPLAEVAEYGPALLDNLEQSELVCLDDLDAIAGDAVWEEALFHLFNRLRDAGRRLLLAADASPRELAIELPDLKSRLSLALVFQLQQLSDEDKLRALQLRASRRGLNLPDDVGRFILTRGARSMNALFELLDQLDQASLQAQRKLTIPFLKETLGW from the coding sequence ATGAAACCCATCCAGCTTCCCCTTGGCGTCCGTCTGCGCGACGACGCCACCTTCGCCAACTTCTACCCGGGCGCAAACGCCGCGGCGCTCGGCTATGTTGAGCGACTGTGTTCGCCTGCCGCTGGCTGGTCCGACGAGCTTATCTATTTATGGGGGCAGGCCGGCGTCGGGCGTAGTCATCTGCTGCAGGCCGCTTGCCTGCGAGTAGAAGAGCGCGGGGAGCTGGCGGTCTATCTGCCGCTGGCCGAGGTCGCTGAATATGGCCCGGCGTTGCTGGACAACCTCGAGCAAAGCGAACTGGTATGCCTGGACGACCTCGACGCCATCGCCGGTGACGCAGTCTGGGAAGAAGCACTGTTCCATTTGTTCAATCGTTTGCGCGATGCCGGGCGGCGGTTGCTGCTGGCGGCGGACGCCTCGCCGCGGGAGCTGGCCATTGAGCTCCCCGATCTCAAGTCGCGCTTGAGTCTGGCGCTGGTATTCCAGCTGCAGCAGCTGTCCGACGAGGACAAGTTACGTGCCCTGCAGCTGCGTGCTTCGCGCCGTGGTTTGAATCTACCGGACGATGTCGGTCGTTTCATCCTGACGCGCGGCGCACGCAGCATGAATGCGCTCTTCGAACTGCTCGACCAGTTGGATCAGGCTTCGCTGCAGGCGCAGCGCAAGCTGACCATTCCCTTCCTCAAGGAAACCCTGGGCTGGTAG
- the dapC gene encoding succinyldiaminopimelate transaminase, which yields MNNALNLLNPYPFEKLRGLLAGAQPPADKRAIALSIGEPKHRSPDFVAQALADNLDQLAVYPTTLGIPALREAIARWCERRFGLAAEALDPAQHVLPVNGTREALFAFTQAVVDREANGLVVSPNPFYQIYEGAALLAGATPHYLPCLEQNGFNPDFDAVTADVWQRCQILFLCSPGNPTGALVPLETLKKLIALADQYDFVIAADECYSELYFDEANPPAGLLTACAALGRNDYKRCVVFHSLSKRSNLPGLRSGFVAGDADILKAFLLYRTYHGCAMPVQTQLASIAAWNDEIHVRANRELYRAKFDATLEILAPVMDVQRPDGGFYLWPKTPLDDQKFTRQLFAREHVTVVPGSYLSREIDGVSPGAGRVRMALVAPLAECVEAAQRIRHFIETL from the coding sequence ATGAACAACGCCCTGAATCTGCTGAACCCATATCCCTTCGAAAAATTGCGTGGTCTGCTCGCTGGCGCACAGCCTCCGGCTGACAAGCGCGCCATCGCGCTGTCGATCGGCGAGCCAAAGCACCGCTCGCCGGACTTCGTCGCCCAGGCACTGGCCGACAACCTCGATCAGCTGGCGGTATATCCAACCACGCTTGGGATTCCTGCCCTGCGCGAAGCCATTGCGCGCTGGTGTGAGCGGCGCTTTGGTCTTGCCGCAGAGGCACTGGACCCGGCGCAGCATGTGTTGCCGGTCAACGGGACGCGCGAAGCACTGTTCGCCTTCACCCAGGCCGTGGTGGATCGCGAAGCGAATGGCCTGGTGGTCAGCCCCAACCCGTTCTACCAGATCTACGAAGGCGCCGCCCTGCTCGCCGGCGCGACACCACACTACCTGCCATGCCTCGAGCAGAATGGCTTCAACCCCGACTTCGATGCCGTAACGGCGGACGTCTGGCAGCGCTGCCAGATCCTCTTCCTCTGCTCACCGGGCAACCCGACCGGCGCGCTGGTACCGCTGGAGACGCTGAAAAAGCTGATCGCGCTGGCCGACCAGTATGACTTCGTCATAGCCGCCGACGAATGCTACAGCGAGCTGTACTTCGACGAAGCAAATCCGCCTGCAGGCCTGCTCACCGCATGTGCCGCACTGGGCCGCAACGATTACAAGCGCTGCGTGGTGTTCCATAGCCTGTCGAAGCGCTCGAACCTGCCGGGGCTACGCTCTGGCTTCGTCGCTGGCGATGCCGATATCCTCAAAGCCTTCCTGCTCTACCGCACCTACCACGGCTGCGCCATGCCCGTGCAGACTCAGTTGGCGAGCATTGCCGCATGGAACGACGAAATCCACGTGCGCGCCAACCGCGAGCTATATCGCGCCAAGTTCGATGCAACGCTGGAAATACTTGCCCCAGTTATGGACGTGCAACGCCCGGACGGTGGTTTTTATCTGTGGCCTAAAACGCCGCTGGATGATCAGAAATTTACCCGACAACTGTTCGCCCGCGAGCACGTAACCGTGGTGCCGGGGTCCTACCTGTCACGTGAGATCGACGGTGTTTCGCCTGGCGCCGGCCGCGTTCGCATGGCGCTGGTCGCACCGCTGGCAGAATGCGTCGAAGCAGCGCAGCGCATTCGTCACTTCATCGAAACGCTCTGA
- the purN gene encoding phosphoribosylglycinamide formyltransferase produces the protein MTATCNVVVLISGSGSNLQALIDSQTGKGARICAVIANRADAFGLIRAQNAGIPTAVLDHKAFDGRESFDAALMEVVDGYAPDLVILAGFMRILTPGFVRHYQGRLLNIHPSLLPKHKGLDTHRRALEAGDSEHGCSVHFVTEELDGGPVVIQAALLVAPDDNLESLTRRVHAAEHQIYPLAMHWFAEGRLRLTEQGAMLDGATLPASGYQIRI, from the coding sequence ATGACCGCGACCTGCAATGTAGTGGTGCTGATTTCAGGCTCCGGCAGCAATCTGCAGGCGCTGATCGACAGTCAGACTGGCAAGGGGGCACGTATTTGCGCCGTAATTGCCAACCGCGCCGATGCGTTCGGACTAATCCGGGCGCAGAACGCAGGCATTCCCACCGCCGTACTCGACCACAAGGCATTCGACGGGCGCGAGTCATTCGACGCCGCGCTGATGGAAGTGGTCGATGGCTATGCGCCGGATCTGGTGATTCTGGCTGGTTTCATGCGCATCCTCACACCAGGTTTCGTACGCCATTACCAAGGCCGCCTGCTGAACATTCACCCGTCGCTTCTGCCCAAGCACAAGGGGCTCGATACCCATCGGCGCGCCCTTGAGGCGGGCGACAGCGAACACGGCTGCAGCGTGCATTTCGTGACCGAAGAGCTGGACGGCGGCCCTGTGGTGATCCAGGCCGCGCTGCTGGTTGCCCCGGACGATAACCTCGAGTCGCTGACGCGCCGGGTCCATGCCGCAGAGCACCAGATTTATCCGCTGGCCATGCACTGGTTTGCCGAAGGACGCTTGCGCCTCACCGAACAAGGCGCGATGCTGGATGGCGCCACCCTGCCGGCCTCCGGCTATCAGATCAGAATCTAG
- the purM gene encoding phosphoribosylformylglycinamidine cyclo-ligase — protein MSKQPSLSYKDAGVDIDAGEALVERIKSVAKRTARPEVMGGLGGFGALCEIPAGYKQPVLVSGTDGVGTKLRLALNLNKHDSIGQDLVAMCVNDLVVCGAEPLFFLDYYATGKLNVDVAATVVTGIGAGCELAGCSLVGGETAEMPGMYEGEDYDLAGFCVGVVEKAEIIDGSKVAAGDALIALPSSGPHSNGYSLIRKILEVSGTDIENTQLDGQPLADLLMAPTRIYVKPLLKLIKDTGAVKAMAHITGGGLLDNIPRVLPDNAQAVIDVASWQRPVVFDFLQEKGNVDEHEMHRVLNCGVGMVICIAQDQVESVLASLRTSGEEPWVIGEISSAAEGAERVVLNNLKQH, from the coding sequence ATGAGCAAGCAACCCTCCCTCAGCTACAAGGACGCAGGTGTCGACATTGATGCAGGCGAAGCGCTGGTCGAACGCATCAAAAGCGTGGCCAAGCGCACCGCACGACCTGAGGTAATGGGCGGGCTGGGCGGCTTCGGCGCCCTGTGCGAAATCCCTGCTGGCTACAAGCAGCCGGTACTGGTTTCCGGCACTGACGGCGTCGGCACCAAGCTGCGCCTGGCGCTGAATCTGAACAAACATGACAGCATTGGCCAGGATCTGGTCGCCATGTGCGTCAACGACCTGGTGGTCTGCGGCGCCGAGCCCCTGTTCTTCCTCGACTATTACGCCACTGGCAAGCTCAACGTCGACGTAGCCGCTACCGTGGTCACCGGCATTGGCGCTGGTTGCGAACTGGCTGGCTGCTCCCTGGTCGGTGGTGAAACCGCCGAGATGCCGGGCATGTACGAGGGCGAAGACTACGACCTGGCCGGCTTCTGCGTTGGCGTAGTGGAAAAGGCCGAGATCATTGATGGCTCCAAGGTCGCCGCTGGTGACGCACTGATTGCGCTGCCATCCTCCGGCCCGCACTCCAATGGCTACTCGCTGATTCGCAAGATTCTCGAAGTGTCCGGCACCGACATCGAGAACACCCAGCTGGACGGCCAACCGCTAGCCGATCTGCTGATGGCGCCGACACGCATCTACGTCAAACCACTGCTCAAGCTGATCAAGGACACCGGGGCGGTCAAGGCCATGGCCCACATCACTGGCGGCGGCCTACTCGACAATATCCCACGAGTGCTCCCGGACAACGCCCAGGCCGTGATCGACGTCGCCAGCTGGCAGCGCCCGGTGGTGTTCGACTTCCTGCAGGAAAAAGGTAACGTCGACGAACACGAAATGCACCGCGTGCTCAACTGTGGCGTCGGCATGGTCATCTGCATCGCACAGGATCAAGTGGAATCGGTGCTGGCCAGCCTGCGCACGTCTGGTGAAGAGCCCTGGGTGATCGGCGAGATCTCCAGCGCAGCGGAAGGCGCCGAACGAGTCGTGCTGAACAACCTGAAGCAGCACTGA
- a CDS encoding DUF3108 domain-containing protein, with product MRRALLLALAVLALPVHALELKPFSARYTADWKQVPVSGTAQRSLEQLDDANWRLDFEASMLVASLNERSTFRTEGDTFLPQSYRLKRSGLGKGKRVEHRFDWDNKQVEGSDRGDPVKLPLHRGLLDKSTYQLALQHEVAAGKKSMSYQVVDGDEIETYDFRVLGEEKVSTKAGQVDAIKVERVRDPTQSKRETILWFAKDWDYLLVRLHQIETDGKEYQIMLEEGSVGGKTVKGN from the coding sequence ATGCGTCGCGCCTTGCTGCTCGCTCTAGCCGTGCTGGCCCTGCCGGTCCATGCGCTGGAGCTCAAGCCTTTCTCCGCACGCTACACCGCCGATTGGAAACAGGTGCCGGTCAGCGGCACCGCCCAGCGCAGCCTTGAACAGCTGGACGATGCCAACTGGCGCCTGGATTTCGAGGCATCCATGCTGGTCGCCAGTCTCAACGAGCGCAGCACCTTCCGTACCGAAGGTGACACCTTCCTGCCGCAGAGCTATCGCCTCAAGCGTAGCGGTCTGGGCAAGGGCAAGCGTGTCGAGCATCGCTTCGACTGGGACAACAAGCAGGTCGAGGGCTCTGACCGCGGCGATCCGGTGAAACTGCCGCTGCATCGCGGCCTGCTGGACAAGTCGACCTACCAGCTGGCACTGCAGCACGAAGTAGCGGCCGGCAAGAAGAGCATGAGCTACCAGGTCGTCGACGGCGACGAGATCGAAACCTACGATTTCCGCGTGCTGGGTGAAGAGAAAGTCAGCACCAAGGCCGGCCAAGTAGACGCGATCAAGGTGGAGCGCGTGCGTGATCCGACTCAAAGCAAGCGCGAGACCATCCTCTGGTTCGCCAAGGACTGGGACTACCTGCTGGTCCGCCTGCACCAGATAGAAACCGACGGCAAGGAGTACCAGATCATGCTCGAAGAGGGCAGCGTCGGCGGCAAGACGGTCAAAGGCAACTGA